CATTTGCAAGATTATTTGATAGGACATCCATAATCTTCTGCTGTGCAATCATACCGGATGATGCAGTATAAAGTCCTCTAAGCATTTTAACACCTTCTCATTTGATTTTAAATGCGTCTATAACAGTATTAGCTTCTTCCATAGTAGATAGTGAATTTAGTGCCTTACCTGTCCCTAGTACAACACACGAAATTGGGTCATTTGCTATTGTTACAGGAATATCCATCTTCTCCTCAAGGAGTTTGTCAAGCCCGTGCAGTAAAGCACCCCCGCCTGTTAAAACAATACCACGATCACATATATCTGCAGCAAGCTCTGGTGGTGTCCTCTCAAGTACACTATGAACGGCTTCGATGATTTCTTTCAATGGTTCTTCAAGTGCTTCTTTTGCCTCTTGAGATTTAACCTCAAAGCTCTTAGGGAGTCCTGAAACCAAGCTTCTTCCCTTTACTGTCATCACTTCTTCTTTATCCCTTATGTACGCTGTACCAATTTTTATCTTTATTTCTTCGGCTGTTCTTTCACCGATAATAATATTGTACTTTCGCCTTATGTATCTTATTATTGCATCATCAAAATTATCTCCGGCAACTTTAATACTTGTAGACACCACTGTGTTACCAAGGGAAATAACAGCAACATCAGTGGTGCCTCCACCAATATCAACTACCATGTTACCGCATGGCTTTTCTATATCAAGCCCTGCTCCAATAGCTGCCGCAATTGGCTCTTCTATTAAAAAAGCCCTTCTTGCACCTGCTTGGATAGCCGCATCTATTACAGCCCTTTTTTGAACTTGTGTAACTTCACTTGGTATGCAAATCATTATCCTTGGTCTCATAATAATACCGCCACCGCAGGCTTTTGATATAAAATATTTTAGCATCTTTTCTGTAATATCATAATCCGAAATAACACCAGCCCTCATAGGCCTCACCGCAATAATATCCCCCGGCGTCCTGCCTACCATCCTTTTTGCTTCATCTCCTACCGCAAGTACTTTACCTGTATTCCTGTCAATAGCTACGACAGACGGCTCGTTTAAAACGATCCCCTTATCCTTCATATAGACAAGTACAGATGCCGTGCCGAGGTCAATACCTATATCTTTTGACAGAGCGAACATTTAAACACACCCTTCTTATGTTTTTCGACATTAAAATGGCATCTATAATTTCAATCGACATATAAAATTAAATGTTTAATAAATTAATTCGACAAATTTTTTATAATTCCTCTTTTTTATCATGAATTTATTTAGCAGATTTGTACTTTCTTTTAGTCGCATTTCCGCCTCTTATGTGCCTTTCTGCCTTGTTCTTTTCCAGTACTTCTTTCACCTCTTTAAATAGTTCGGGGTTTATATTTTCAAGTCTTTCTGTTACATCTTTATGGACTGTACTTTTACTGACGCCAAATACCTTGGCGGCTTCCCTCACAGTTGATTTGTTTTTTATAATGTATTTTGCTATTTCAATAGTCCTCTCTTCGATATAATCTTTCAATATCAAAACCCCCTTAAGTATAGACCTATCAATATATTTATATGCGGGGATTGTATCAATAGAATTGAATGACAAGCAGTAAGGCAAAAAAATAGCAGGGATTATTCCCTGTTATAATGAATTTTATTTTATTTAAAATATTGCATGGGGTCTATATATACGCCATCTTTTATTAATTCAAAATGCACATGGGGGTCTTCTGCAATCTCAAATTTCGCTGATGCTCCAACCTTTCCTATAGCCTGTCCCTTTTTGAGTGTTTGTCCAGCTTTTACTGCTATGTTGTCATCGAGATTGCTATAGCGTGTAACATATGAACCATTCTTAACCTCGACAGTATTACCGAGTTTACTGTCATTATATACTTTGCTTACAACACCATCCATTGCTGCTAATACATCTGAGCCCTTCGAAGCTTTTAGGTCAACACCTTTATGTGTTGTCCATACATCAAGAGTCTTCGAATATGTCAGTTTATTTTCAGCAAATTCCATAACTACATCGCCATTTACAGGTTTCGTCAGAGCAAATGTTGTGTCACTTTTAACCGGATTATTAGTCTCTACTTTGTTTGACATCGCTTTTAAATCATTGCCTTGGTTTAATTTACTTGTGTCTGGTTTCATAACACTTTGATTTGCTTTTGCATCTGTAGTTTTCGTCGTGATGCTGTTTTCCACTTTCACTTTATTATCTTCTTTTGTGGCTGTATTATTAGCTACATTAACAGGTGTTTTTGGATATTCTGTTACCAAGTCTTGTGTGCTTTTACTTTTGCTTGATGTATTTAATTCCTCTTGAGCCGTTTTTAAATCTGCCATCTTTTTTAAATTATTGTTCGTAACGTATACAGCTGTAACAGCTACAACAACAATACACAAAAATAAGACTATGTAGAAACCTTTTCTGTCAAAAAATCTCGCTAAATTGTCTCTATTTATCTTCACGAAAATTCACCTCCTTCTGGTATTTTAACCAATATAAATTAATTTATACCAAAGGAAGCCATTTGCAAGGTTCTATTAACAAAAAAAAGGCTATTAAAGCCTTTATATTTATTTACCCGTTGTATTAGAATTCGTCTTCTTAACAAGGTCATCAAATTTCATTATTTCAATACCTGTGTAATAATGCTTAAGTATATCTTCAAAATTTTTGCCGCTTTTAGCCATGGCATTTGCACCATACTGGCTCATTCCAACCCCATGGCCATAGCCTATTACATTTATTACTACGTTATTTCCTTGCATTTGAAATGCAAAATTTGTTGAGTTAAGCTGAAATAAATCTTGAATGTCATTCCCGGTAAAATCGATCCCACCTATTTTTAATGATAGCACATGTCCTGCTTGTGTCCTATTTATGTTTTTTATATAGCTTAATGGATTTTTTGTGCTTATAACTGCATTTGGTGCCTTGCTTTTAATTCGCTTTACGAATTCGTCAGATGATAATGTGACAGTCGTCTTAAATTTCTGGGCCGATTCTTCACCTGGTGATGCTACGCTCTTTAAATATGGAAGGTTCTCCTTCCAGATATTTTTTGCATCCTCTGTTTCACCGCCGCTTATAGCATGGTAGGCAGGTTCTATCAAGGCATCCTGATATACTATTACAAGACCCTTTGTGTCATTGACGGATTTTACTATCTTATCATGATATTCACTATATTTATCTCCCCATCTTGCCTTCATCACATCATCTGATATCCATGCCTGACAATGTTTATAGTCAGTACAGATGTCGCTGCCCGGATGGATGTCGCAGCCTTTACCACCTGCAGCTACCTCTTTTGATAATGCGTATGTCCTTGCAGCAATAGCTTGTGCCTTTAATGCTTCTAATTCAAATTCTGCTGGCATTTCAGCCGCCACAACTCCGACAAGATAATCCTCAAGGTTCATCTTGACGGCTTTATTTTGGTCTGTGATAAAGACATTAATTGTATTATAATCATCAGGTGTTTTTACATCAACTACCTTTCCATCCTGAACGAGCTTAGCGCCGCTATGTGGTATCGTGTTGCTGCGTATAGGGCCAAATCCCATAACGATTATTGCAGGTACTATGATTGTGGCAAAAAATATTATTATCACCCCGTACAATATATACTTCATTTTATCCTCCTGCGGTTATTAGTTAGAGACATTAAATAAAATAGTTCGTCCCCTTAAATTATCAGTTATTAAAGTATATGTAACGGGATATATTAATATGTCTTTAATAATTAAGTATCTTCTCTACATAATCAACTGTGAGGTCCTTCATCATAAAATCTATCATACGGGATATCATAGATGCCGCCTCCTCACGAGTAAGTGAGCCATTTGGATTAAAATCCCCATTTGC
This portion of the Thermoanaerobacterium sp. RBIITD genome encodes:
- the spoIIID gene encoding sporulation transcriptional regulator SpoIIID codes for the protein MKDYIEERTIEIAKYIIKNKSTVREAAKVFGVSKSTVHKDVTERLENINPELFKEVKEVLEKNKAERHIRGGNATKRKYKSAK
- a CDS encoding M23 family metallopeptidase, producing the protein MKINRDNLARFFDRKGFYIVLFLCIVVVAVTAVYVTNNNLKKMADLKTAQEELNTSSKSKSTQDLVTEYPKTPVNVANNTATKEDNKVKVENSITTKTTDAKANQSVMKPDTSKLNQGNDLKAMSNKVETNNPVKSDTTFALTKPVNGDVVMEFAENKLTYSKTLDVWTTHKGVDLKASKGSDVLAAMDGVVSKVYNDSKLGNTVEVKNGSYVTRYSNLDDNIAVKAGQTLKKGQAIGKVGASAKFEIAEDPHVHFELIKDGVYIDPMQYFK
- a CDS encoding rod shape-determining protein — its product is MFALSKDIGIDLGTASVLVYMKDKGIVLNEPSVVAIDRNTGKVLAVGDEAKRMVGRTPGDIIAVRPMRAGVISDYDITEKMLKYFISKACGGGIIMRPRIMICIPSEVTQVQKRAVIDAAIQAGARRAFLIEEPIAAAIGAGLDIEKPCGNMVVDIGGGTTDVAVISLGNTVVSTSIKVAGDNFDDAIIRYIRRKYNIIIGERTAEEIKIKIGTAYIRDKEEVMTVKGRSLVSGLPKSFEVKSQEAKEALEEPLKEIIEAVHSVLERTPPELAADICDRGIVLTGGGALLHGLDKLLEEKMDIPVTIANDPISCVVLGTGKALNSLSTMEEANTVIDAFKIK
- the spoIID gene encoding stage II sporulation protein D, whose translation is MKYILYGVIIIFFATIIVPAIIVMGFGPIRSNTIPHSGAKLVQDGKVVDVKTPDDYNTINVFITDQNKAVKMNLEDYLVGVVAAEMPAEFELEALKAQAIAARTYALSKEVAAGGKGCDIHPGSDICTDYKHCQAWISDDVMKARWGDKYSEYHDKIVKSVNDTKGLVIVYQDALIEPAYHAISGGETEDAKNIWKENLPYLKSVASPGEESAQKFKTTVTLSSDEFVKRIKSKAPNAVISTKNPLSYIKNINRTQAGHVLSLKIGGIDFTGNDIQDLFQLNSTNFAFQMQGNNVVINVIGYGHGVGMSQYGANAMAKSGKNFEDILKHYYTGIEIMKFDDLVKKTNSNTTGK